The Xiphophorus maculatus strain JP 163 A chromosome 5, X_maculatus-5.0-male, whole genome shotgun sequence nucleotide sequence tcagcgATTTataaacaaagttattttaaagtctgtctGAGCTACAGGAAGCCAGggtaaggactttagaactgtaGTTATGTGCTCTATTCTAGTGTTGGTGAGTCAAGTCGATTTCACTTTCTTGTAAGTGAGACAACTGTGGTAGCAGTCTTTCAGTCTGCTGTccagcagtgcacagcaacagttTTACTTTGCttcataaaacctgaaaaaacgGTGGTTATTCTTTCACTTCGAAAATACAATAGTCATTCCTTCACCTCCTTAAGATAAATAGCATGACTGaaattttttgtggttttgaaaccGTATTTCTTAACATCTTTGTGTAGCGTCTCCTGAGTTGGTCAGTTTTATTACTTTCCTCAGTCTCAAAACTTTTACAATCCGTAGACATGAgccacagatttattttagtgGTAATCTTATCTTCATGTCCTTTATGTGGTGAGGTCAACATATGTCTGACAGGTGCTTTTTCACACCCTTTGCACATTCAATTCTCAGCACGATTAATCTTTAAGAACAAACTTTATTgatttggttattttatttcaggtaaAAAGACATGGCCTCCAGTATTCGCCTCCCCTTTTTGATCATTTGCTTCTGTTGCTGTTATGGACATGCAAAATGTAAGTTTAagcaaataaaagattaatttgtttaatatttttgtttaaaaatgaaatgcttcAGATGATTAATttaactttgtttcatttttccttttttctgtctgcagcctTCGTCAAGGTGGTATGTGATGAAACAAGCATTGGTCAGGTCGGCCATCAGTCTATGCTGACCTGTAAGGTTGAAACCACACAAGAGACAAACGGTTTAACGATCACTGTGGTTGtctggaaaaagaaaggagatgATCAGTTCTTATCAGTTCTTGATAAGAGAGATGGCAACGAAAATATACTCCAGCCCGGCTACAAGGTTGCCTTGAACAACAGGACCATATCTTTGGTCATCACTGACACTAAAGTGAAAGACGAGGGAGAATATACATGCCAGGTGGCGACAGACAGTGGTCACGCCATCGAGTCAACAAACTTCAAAGTGACAGGTGACAATAACAGATTACTGTTTTAAGAAGCAAATccaggtatttaaaaaaatctgaatatcgTTGGGACACTGAATCTCATACTTTAGATAGATTCATTACaaacagagtgaaatatttgaaGCCTTTATGCCTTCTAATTTTGATAATTGTGTTTTACAGACAACAAAAAGCCAAAATGTAGTGTCTCagaaattttttatatttggagaAAGTTCAATGTTTGAAACTTTTAGAGCACACAATAATCAGCAAAATCACTCAAAACATCCACAAAGGTTTCCTAagcctttaaatgttttcccacTCTGGGTCAGTACTCTGTCATGGGAATACTGCTGACTGGACAAACATCCAGAGGACAGTTAATGACACCTCCACAAAGAGGTTAACCCACAAAAAGTCATAGCTAAAGAAGCTGTAACCAGGAATATGCTGTGGCCAAGCATATCCCTGGTTACCAAAAGTTAAGTGGAAGTAAAAATGCGTTTGGAAACAGTGAACCAGAGATAACCACAGCCATAAGAGAATTGTCAAGCAATATCCATTCACAAATTTGGGAAAGTGGATTAAGGCTGGGGTCAACACATCCAGCTCAACTAGCATCGAAAAATCCTCCAAATGGACTACAAATGTAGCATTTCTTTTGTCAGGCCACTCCTGAACCAAAGACACAACAGGCGACATTAGAAACGTCTAACCTTTCTTCTTCTGGgctaagaagaagaaaactggaCTGTTGCTCTGTGGTCTAAAGTTCTcttttcagacagaaataaatgtagcaTTTCATTTGTAAATCAAGATCCCAGAGTCTGGAGAATAAGTGGAGGTAAAGATTTCACAGTTGCTGAAGTCCAGTGTAAAAGTTCCCATATTCAGTGATGGTTTGGTTTTCCATACCATCAGCtggtggaccaacaccagctgatggaccaacaccagcTGTGTTGACTGAAGCTCATTCAGCACAGAAATCTACTGAGATGTTTTAGAGCACTTCATCCTTCTACCTACAGACCAGTTTTATGGagttgctgattttattttccaacagaaCCTGGTACCTGTCCACTCTGCTAAAGGTACCAAAAGCTGCTTTAATGGCTATGTGTTGCTGTTCTTGATTGGCCCACAAACTGGCCTGAATGCTGTGGAGAACCAAAGGGTTGTAGTCAAGTGAGCTGCATTGTTAGGCTTACCTTACACCTACGCAATGCCACAGGCTGATCTTTTTCATGTCACGTCGCAATGACAACAAAGCATTAAGTGCATAGAAATAAACATTCTTTTCAGAAACCTGAATTTTTTGATATTATGttatattcaaattttctgatttGATAAACTTTTGGTTTAATATTCTGTAAGcctaaataatcaaaattgcaAGTACAAAAGGCTCCAAAAATCCACTCTTTGTGTTATTAATCTATGTGAGatttactttctgaaatgaaggacaaaatattttgaacttttttacaatattcagatttttttaggtACACCTGTACTTTTGTATATCATTAGTTATTGTTGAATAATTTTCTTCAGTCAGTTGGCATTCTATGTAAACTGTTTTGCTGCGTCTTAATTTTTTCATCATCaaattttgtgttaaaattttaaagctCTGTTTACTTGTCGAAGATGATCGTACTCAAATGTCATCCAGATTTTATCAATTCCTGGGACTGGAATTGGAATTTGACTGGGACTGATCAGTGTTCAAtgtcatttttggtttttactttgtttttgcagccaaATACCATCCCCCAACTGCAAACATCAGTGATGAGAAAGGCATTCCAAAGTCTTTGTTTTGTAAGGCTACTGGTGGCTACCCAGCAGGTAAACTGCGCTGGTTTGATGAAAACCAAACGGAGTGGACGAAAAGTGCAAAGCTAACAGTGAACCAGATGGAGGATGGTCTGTCTGAACTCTCCAGCGAGCTGCTTTTGAAGACAGGATCCACGTTCTCTGAGTACACCTGTGTGGTCTACAATGCCAGCGACAACAGAGAGGACTCAGTtgcagtaaaattaaaatctacagGTATGTTTTGCTGAGTACATAGGTGCGTTTTGCAGAGCTGTAACAAACACAGTTTGGTTAAAGATTGCTCAATCTAGGACCAAGCacacatgtttttctttggcttGTGGGAGGTTGAGGCAAGGTTTAAACCTTCAACAGAAAACTCAGCTGTGAAGGAACTGTGGGCCATATGAAGACAAATGTTCTGTAAATGTTCAACTGCAAAACCAGAAGTTCAACAAAACAAGACGACTAAAAATGGAGGTCTTACTGTGCTGAATTAGTTTctcattaaagctgcaagatggtttcattttgtttgttaatgCTTGTTTCTTCAGACACAAATAAGTAAATAGACATGCTGATGCATGTCCTGATCAGATATATCTGCCAATCcaaactacaaacatttactACAAGACAGCACATGCTAGATTAGACAGGGTATGGAAAAACTGTTCTATCTCTTCCTAATGGAAAAACTTTTCAACAGCACTGAATGTAGACGCTGTCTAAACTGCAATCTAAATTTTCAGATCTGCCATACAAATTAGTATTTGTTATTCAAGTGTTTGAATCAGCAGTAATTCAGCTGTTAGCTGCCCTTCATCTTTATTTGTTTGGGGTGAAGCACCTTAAGCAGCATACCTTATTTTAACATGTACTtgaaacctttttctgttttatgtcatAATTCAACGTTTAAAATCAATAATGCTTTACTGCTCCTTTTAGGACCGGAACCATCAAAGCAACTTTCGGAAATAATTGCTCCAGTCTTGGTCGTTGGGTCGCTGATTGTGGGGTTGCTGCTCGTACTGTTAATCTGCAGAAAACGTTCCCAAAGTGAGtatatgtttgatttttggattgaggtttgaaataaagataaatgacATCCAAAGAAGCTCGGCTGAAACTtttacagtcatgtttttggggCAGTTTATGGGATGGGTGCCTCATATATGGGGCTATTAATTTGGGGTTCCAGTCCTCACCTTGGCTCCTTTCCTGCCTGTCTTCCCCCATTTTGTCTGTGTCTGCCATTTCCACTAAATCTTAATTCAGGTaaggggaaaagaaaacttCAGTAGTAGATGACTGTCTGATTTTGGACACCCCCAAAAATTATAACATGCCTGGTTtcatttaaagataaaagaacacatatttaaaatattaaattgtacTATAATTAAGGCTTAGTTTTTAGTAAGTTTTTACAAACACTTTTATGTATAAGAATAAAAGTCTTTACAACAGGTACACCCAGAAAatctctttctttccatgacTGATAAAGTTGCATCAATACTCCCACAGATGTTGCTTAAGTAGATCTAAGAGGCAAAACTCAGAATGTCGTCTGACAACTGTAGCAATTAATTTAGTTGAGTTTCTTTCAAGTCTGTTGCCAGATCACCCATGTGTTATTTGGAACAGAGTTCACTGGAactcttttatatttattgaagcATATTTTTGAGTATTCATTGTCACAGTTTTAACTTAAGTTTACCATATACCTTGTACTCACTATCCTAATACAATtggcaatttttaaatataataataatatgacaTTGGTAGCAGCTTAAAAGACAAGCCCAGATTTATGGCCATGTTTTCTTCTTGTGCCAACTTATGAAACAAGAGTCTGTTAAAATAGGCAAAAAGTAGTTAAATCAGAGTTAAAGAAGCTACATGTTATTGGGCCTGATACAATTGCGGCTAATTTTTGTTGCACTCTTTAAAGCCGATGTGCTCAGCAGGGGTCATATTTCATCACTTCCTTctcacaaacaataaaataactatGAGGAAGGGTTGATTGCAGGAAAAACTTGCATAACCGCTGAAAAGTGACCATTCAGGTTAGGAAAGTACCTCCTGTTGTCACGCAGTGTGAAACAGCTTAAGGGCCAGGAACTTTTTCATACTTCATTTTACCGTAAAAatggtttttgttgttaaagGTTGGCTAAAGTGGTAGATTTTGCTCTGAGTGTATACCCTCTGTcatattttgccttttttcaaatgtctgacagaaaaaaaccgGAGGCCCTCAACCGCTCCTCTTATGGGTACGTCCATCTTTGGACAAACTATTACAGCTCTTCCTATTCTTTTTCAAATGGGCATAAATGGCTAACACTAAGTTAAAGATGGAGGTCCTTTCTGTACTTATTTCTGTCAATACTTCTGTCAGCTCTTTAGATTAGTCTGCATTGAGACCTGTTGAGCCGTCTAATGTTGCATGTCGTTAGGGTTCAACTAGTTGCTCAGTATTCACGTGAAGAATAGCTAAGCACATTAGGGGAGTTTTCCAGTCAAGGTTAAATCATACTTACATTCCAGTCCTGTTGCAGCATCTGGGAACTTTGCCTGAATCATATGTTCATGATTAACCAGTAATCTCTTCTATCCTTGGACTAAATCCAGCATTTTTACTTTACTTAAACTAATACTTCTGGGCTTTTAGAGTAAGATTCTGTTGAAAGCTGTAACAGTCTTATTTTCAGAAGATCACTCGGCTGAAGCTAATGGCTAGTGGCTAAGACTTGTACAGTTTATGCTAACAATGTTTATGCTAACTCGGGTTTTGCTTTGGCATTGGACAGTTATTTACAAATATCAATTTTTCTGTGTGAAACCTGGGAACATAACTGAGCCTcctttttggagaaaatgtaGGCGCTTGTGGCTTGGATGAGTCAATACAATGTCTGGAGTGTTTGGCGCAATACAAGCTAAAGGTTAGgatcaaaaatgtgttttgtgagttttaggttCTTGGATTTGATGGCAGACaagttaaataacattttctacattattGTGAAAAACACTTTAGTAGTGGAAGAAACGGTTGCAGCCTTTTTACTGTAAAGTTTTACAATGTAATTTTGTGAATCAGTTACTAGCAGCTACgtcataaattttttttgcctcGTCTTGCATGATATTTGAGCAcctaaaacatacaaaacagatttttttatttttaagcagatctatttaaaaacagatttgtttttaaatattttgagcttttttgcaACAGAAAATACCTAATTCAAACCGTAGCATCTACTTTTCcttaaaaaagaggtacagccGTTTGTGGAAGTGAGTCAATGTTCATTCCATCTATTCTCAGACTCTtcttcttttgaatttttttttatttcatcttggTGTTACCGCCCCCCCAACTGGTGCAAATTTAGATGcagattcttaaaaaaaaaaactaatgcaGGAAGGAATATCTGTGGTAATGGTAGCTGAGGTATAGAGTTATTAACAGGTAAGATAGTGAGTTACGGTGTATATCATGATACTCCATAAGGACTATTTTCTCTGTGCTCAGGCTTCAGGTGCTGGGTGATCTGTCTGTGCTTGTCTGCCTTAAACTTTAGGTGGTTGTGGGTTCACATATATTTTCTACAACTGCATATTCTTACAAAATTTCACACTTTCTTTTAGGGACACATGACATGGTTCCCCATTCAAACCAAGAAATCGGTAAGCATGCCAATGTTATAAGAATCAATTGAATGTATTTGGTTTATATCATTTCACACAACATTTACACTGGTTTAAATAATACGCCTGTCTGCAGATCCACCTCCTCCTTACTATGAGGAAGTCAAAGACAGCATGGCCTAAGGTAATGCTTAAACTTTTACACTGTAACTGAGGATACTGTTTATTCCTACACAGTCTTTAGTAAATTTCTTAAatctccttctttttctttcaggagACCCAACGAGCTGCATTTATGTATTCGCTTTCTACCAACCTCCAAAATTAGCATTTCCTTCTTTGCTAACCTCCACATTCATGATATAACTTTCTTACAATGTAAAACTGTGCATAGTCAGGGATAACTTGTACTGTGATTCACCAGTAAATTCCCAATTAATCTGAACGCAGCAGAAATATTGTTAAAGAGAGATTACATCAAGTCTGAAAACAAGATGGGCCAGTTGAGTGGAGAAGAAGCTGAAAGGAAGGGGGTACACATTTAGGTCCAGACatgttaaaacaacacaaaatgtgaTACTGGATTATAGTTATTACAGGAGGACTTGGTGCAACCAGAGTAGTGGCGGATGTTCAGGGAAATATGAGAAGACAGACACGTCGGAGTTTGGCCCACACTCTGTAGCCTTTGGCAGCTCAGCagaagtttctttgttttccttcaacttTTTTGTGATGTTATGTAAGAGGTATGAGGAAAGCACTGCATTGGATTAGAGGGTAGCTGTGAATATACCTACTAGCTTATGTGCATTTTACACTGAGTGCGCTACACATAGACAttttgagtgtgtttgtgtgtatgcgtgtgtttTTAGATGAGAAGTCCTTtcaattttgtcattttttttacaagctttGGCAATTTTGTTTctcctaaaaatggaaaacattgaaagacgtttttatttttaaagaatacatCTCTATAACCAACTGTCCAGCAAAGTCTTCTCCTACAGGAGGTAATAATTCATTCAGAAAGATGAGCCGCGCACTATTAGACAAAAACTAGGATTGTAACCTGTAAACCAGagatcatttttcttctgtgaaattCATTGtgtctgcagctgcttcttTGTGTGAACTATAAAACTGTGCCAACACTCTTCTAAAAGATGTGTGTACCAATTCTTTGAAAATGACTGATGTGCTTGTTAAAAGTTTTATGGAGTGAATCACTTTTGAATCAAAGAAAAGTGCATGTCAGTCTTTGGTGAAAGCTTGGCTTTCGTATGTGTGATGTTGTACTTAGTACcagatttaattttctttttctttctcccaaAAAGATATCAGATGATGGCCCATTATcattatagaaaaaaacaacctattCTTCCCTAAAGCCAAAAGAATTGTCTTTTGTGGTTTGGAGTAATGTGAAACTGCACTTATGTAACCTTTAATCAATTTGATATCTTTTCTCCATCATTGGTTTGGTGTCATCCTTTTTGCTACATTCTCTAAAGAGGATACAGAACGGGTGCTGAGTTATTGTACAGATGTTTTTATAGTGAAACGGAGAATGTAGCAGGTTCACAGGTCTAGTTATGAACACGGACATCTCTGCTAGTCTATCAGTAATCTTGTATGCTAATGATTAACAGCTTCTAAAGAAAAGCACCAAAAAAATCAAggtttcagggtttttttggCTAATCAATCATGTGggttatgtttttgttatattttcataactttatCCTGTCTGTACAACACGTCAGTGACCATAAAGCTCTAACCACTGCTGCATCGCATGATTTAACGTCTActgtataaatgttttgagtgtgattaaaattaaatgaaaagtttcattgatgaaaaatatgtatatttttatacttcTTCTGTTTTGATGGTTTCGGGATATTTTACGCAGTtccttttttattcagttcattGAGTGGATGTGCTAAAAATCCCATCTAATTATTATGCTGACGAAAGCTGTATCTTGTGCTTTCACATGTGACCggtaaactttttctttttttttaacatgttttggtCTGTTTGGGCTGTTTCTGATGAAAGTATGTTTCTGGATTTTCCCAATGCTCTCCAGGGACTCAGATAATTTGGCATCTATCTTATCCTGTAGTCAGAATGAcccttttggtttcttttctttctttactttctCTTTCATGGAAATGGTCTCTATGTAACTACTGGGCCTCCTGCTTGTACAgctttcactgtttcttatgtATTATGCctgttttgaaaatgattaataaatttTCATTGTTGAAAAACTAAGATGTTAGTATGTGTTAACAATGTGCTAtggcatttttcttttcacaactTAGATACTGTTTATCTTAATGGCTTGATTTCAGACACATGAATAAAGGACACCAAGTATAATGTTGAGTGAGCCCAAAATTTAGATATTAATGTTAATCAAAATTTATAGAGTTAGTGAATCAAAATTTAGAGACCGGTTGGAGTGACAAAACCAATAAAGTCACATGTTTTCCAACGTAAACATGGGCACCTTATTTTTGCCGTATTGTCTACTTGTGACTTCAGAAAGACTAAATCCATATAAGACAGAAAAGGTCCTTTTGTTTGTCTAGACTCTACATCACTCATATCAGGAAGACCTCAGCTTCGATGCGTCACCGAGTCATAAAGATATGACCTATTTTCAGACTTTACATGAACAAACCATTGTCAGGACAGACCTTTCTTCCTACAGCAAAACCAAATTTATTATTAGTCCCAAACactgcaaagtttttttttaatatatattcttGATGGATAAAACCATAACCATAGACGGTGACTGACCAGCAGCTGAGGAGGCAGGCAGCTGACttattattttggtttcatACCAACAAGTTatccagtaaaaaaaacttgtctgACATAAAACCTGACGCTCATGAGAAAAAGCAAGAAATGCAGAGGAAATTCAACACAGACGTGAAGCTCTGATTAGGCAATAAATGATCTCACTGATTGACAGGAAAGCTAAATCTTCAacgttttttttagtttccacaGTACATGTTTGAGCTCGTGCAGAGAGAAGCACTTTTTAACAGccaaatattgtaataaaaaaaaaagaaaatatgtttttccatgttttaatattatatAGAATGTGCAGTGTTTCTGAAGGACTTCTGGAAAGTTCTTCAGAAACACTGAATTGGAAATAAGTTAAGGATTTTGagctttattacattttaaaacactgatCTTATTGTAACCATAAAGttgtatgtttatgtttattttatcactTGTACTTAGGTATAAGTGATAAAAAGCCTGTACTTGCTACAGGCCATTGTTGTGGTCATGGTCTGTTTGCAGTTAGACAATCTGTCGCCACGTTTTATGATTCTGTACTTTATGAGTTGTCTAGTGTAAGAATAACgttagtttttttcatattttttttacccgtTTCTTCTCtggctgttttattttggttttcagCTTCTTCTAATTACCGCCATGAGTTTCTCATTTCCCTTatggttttgctttttgtatATGAATCCGTCTTTGTTATGAGTTTTGTTTCCTGTCACATTTGCTCCAGTATCCCAGACGCCTGCTAAGGAATTTCCTACACTtgcacagtttttgttttgctttagaaACTTTGTCAACTACTTTCACTTGCTTGCTTCTAAAATATGTGTTTTGCTTCTAAAATATGTGTTTCAGAAGCAAGCAAGGAGGAGATATGACATCTAATATCTCCTCCTGATGAATCATATCTGACTGTTATGTCTTTGGCTTTTTTCCTTGAACAAACTCCAGactgtgaaacatttctttctttcaggaaTTTATTGCCTACCAGTGCTGGACTGTCGACATTAGTGCCTGACAACTGGttgattttgaaatatttaaaggtaaatatttgcactgtactgtaaaacatttgaaggtggtttaacttgaaaatgaaaggcCCCCTTgatgccttgaaaatgcaatttaagtcgACAAGAAAATTCTTTtgattttaacagaaatgaaagttcatgaagttgatttaacaagagaCAATGTGTGTAAACATTAATTTTGCATTgagagttttaacttaatgctgcaatttaaaccaaatatttatttcacaatatggaagaaaaaaaaaaacggtccTCACCTAGttaaaaatccacatttctctattattttactcacattATCAAGTTATaataacaacttattttactttagaataatttaaattcttgtttcaaattgcatgaacagAAATTCTgctctgataatgaattttattaaacatcacaatgaattcagctcagaaacatttagtgtgaacaggacattatcctcaagctttaaaataaacatttggttaATAACacgagtcagatcaatgtaacgctcttccatctcaggatacaaaagcatgccgctaagcattctgggaaatagttcctaatcctgtctttttcttctttcagtttttaagtgctaacataaaaactccagtttattcaactcttggaggtttgacaaaatgaatacaatgttaacacaacttactactgtaaatttatctttcacaaactttttgaacatttaggttcaaaatctaaaactctaattttatttgatttaaagagTAGAAGATAGTGGACACAACTAAATGCGGCTGAAATGTTTGACAGTGTGCATCAAGAAtgttttcttgacattttctttGCCGAACTGGTCAACCTAACCC carries:
- the LOC102233481 gene encoding cell adhesion molecule 2-like isoform X1, which gives rise to MASSIRLPFLIICFCCCYGHAKSFVKVVCDETSIGQVGHQSMLTCKVETTQETNGLTITVVVWKKKGDDQFLSVLDKRDGNENILQPGYKVALNNRTISLVITDTKVKDEGEYTCQVATDSGHAIESTNFKVTAKYHPPTANISDEKGIPKSLFCKATGGYPAGKLRWFDENQTEWTKSAKLTVNQMEDGLSELSSELLLKTGSTFSEYTCVVYNASDNREDSVAVKLKSTGPEPSKQLSEIIAPVLVVGSLIVGLLLVLLICRKRSQKKNRRPSTAPLMGTHDMVPHSNQEIDPPPPYYEEVKDSMA
- the LOC102233481 gene encoding cell adhesion molecule 2-like isoform X2, which encodes MASSIRLPFLIICFCCCYGHAKSFVKVVCDETSIGQVGHQSMLTCKVETTQETNGLTITVVVWKKKGDDQFLSVLDKRDGNENILQPGYKVALNNRTISLVITDTKVKDEGEYTCQVATDSGHAIESTNFKVTAKYHPPTANISDEKGIPKSLFCKATGGYPAGKLRWFDENQTEWTKSAKLTVNQMEDGLSELSSELLLKTGSTFSEYTCVVYNASDNREDSVAVKLKSTGPEPSKQLSEIIAPVLVVGSLIVGLLLVLLICRKRSQRTHDMVPHSNQEIDPPPPYYEEVKDSMA